Within Telopea speciosissima isolate NSW1024214 ecotype Mountain lineage chromosome 8, Tspe_v1, whole genome shotgun sequence, the genomic segment atctAGGCTAAcctggcccaacccggcccGATCAGGATCAATCAGTGTCGGGTTGAGCTCGACGGGGTTGGGACTgagttgagatatctcagcccgacctagggccagcttgggcttgggttgagctaagaggactcagggttgggctagggttttaaaaaacccagcccaacccggccctgccTCGCTCCAAGTAAAAAACCATCCCTAATTTAGTTTTTTTCGCGACGGTTAATAGTTGTGCCTAAAAATAAATTGTCCCTCATAAACCTATTAGGAACGGTTGGTTTTCAATTGTCGCTAGCATTTGGGATGCTTCTTATGGCGACAGAATAGGCAAGACAATTGTTTTCGTCCCAAAAAAGCTTCAGCGATTGAAAATTCACATTAGGACAATTTTTTTCCGTTCCTTAAACTCAATTTTTTATAGTGGAAGAAAATCAACACTATAAGAATCCAGCTACTTAAAGTTAACCGTGGCCTTGTCAAGCTTGCAACATATACGATCCGTCCCCATCTGATCATTATTCATGTATGGAACTGGCCTTTCCATATAAGATCCTTCAATCccaaataaaagatgcatatgTTAAATTCATCTGCCGCCACTTGGGAAAACATAGATCCTCCCAACTTCTCTCTTTGAAACCGGATCGAATTAAAGTCTCCTAAGATCACCCATGAGACATTAATATGACTGGCCATCAAAGAAAGAACAACCCAAAGAGCTCGTCTACCATCCAAAGAGTCCACCCAATAGACACTGTAATTGAAAAATGCAGTCCAACATCTATGTGttctttcaataaattttgacttattattttatcaaacgaagcataaacaaatacaaaaatagtAACTTTATTAGGTAAGAGGGCCTTCGGCCCTTACTAAATAAATGCAAAAAACCAAAATCACATAAACGAGCTtgtcccctccctcccccaaaTGTTAATGGAAAGAACTCAAGGGTCCAAACAACCAAAGCAATGAAGGCACAAAATATAGATCCATACAGAATAACCCATAGAACAGAGTGTAACCACAATCAACATAAATTGGCATGATCATCAAGCCTGGGTTATGCTACGCAAGATGATTGTCTCCACCGTTAGACCtggtccaaaccctaatagcacACCCCAATCAAACCCTTCTCCAGTTGTGGGTTTCCCTTCCTTCATAGACTTATTCCTCATCTCATCCAAAATGAACATCACAGTGGGGCTTGACATATTACCATATTCGCTCAATACTTTCCTTGATGCCTTGAGTTTCTCCTCCTTCAAACCAAGGGTCCCTTCAATCAGGTCCAAAATCGCCGGCCCACCAGGGTGAGACACCCAAAAAATGGAGTTCCAATCACTAATACCAATCTTGCTGAATGCTTCCTCCAAGCATTTTCCGATGTTCCCAGAAATAGTTTTGGCTACATCCTTGGATAAGCTGATTGAAAGACCTGTTTGACGTAAATGACCTTCAACCATATCATCCGAGTCTGGGAGAATTCGAGAACCTGCTGAGAAGAGTTGGAACAGTGGGCGCTCCACTGATGTGTCGGGGTCTGCACCAACTATTAAAGCTGCAGCGCCATCTGCAAAGATTGCCTGCCCAAGTAAGGTGTGGAAGTCGGTCTCGGTAGGTCCCTTGAAGCCACTAACTGAGTTTAACTCAGAGCAAACAACGAGGACACGAGCACCTTTATTGTTCTCAGCAAGGTCTTTGGCAACACGGAGGACACTGCCACCACCATAGCAGCCTAGATGATACATC encodes:
- the LOC122671926 gene encoding chalcone synthase-like, with translation MGSVGEIYEAQYTQGPATVLAIGTANPSNCVYQPDFPDFYFRSTKSEHMTGLKEKFKRICDRSTIIKRHLYMTEEMIEENPDFYNPMAPTLDARQDIMVVEVPKLAKEAALKAINEWGQPKSKITHIVFTTISGVDAPGADFQLIKLLGLSPTVKRVMMYHLGCYGGGSVLRVAKDLAENNKGARVLVVCSELNSVSGFKGPTETDFHTLLGQAIFADGAAALIVGADPDTSVERPLFQLFSAGSRILPDSDDMVEGHLRQTGLSISLSKDVAKTISGNIGKCLEEAFSKIGISDWNSIFWVSHPGGPAILDLIEGTLGLKEEKLKASRKVLSEYGNMSSPTVMFILDEMRNKSMKEGKPTTGEGFDWGVLLGFGPGLTVETIILRSITQA